CAGTCACAGGGGAACTACCCAGCCGCCGAACCACTTTATAAACGTTCCCTCGCAATTCTAGAAAAAGCATTAGGAGCCAATCACCCCTCTGTCGCCACTAGCCTCAATAATCTCGCAGCGTTGTATCGGTCACAGGGGAACTACCCAGCCGCCGAACCACTTTATAAACGTTCCCTCGCAATTAGAGAAAAAGCATTAGGAGCCGACCATCCCGATGTTGCCACTAGCCTCAATAATCTTGCAGTGTTGTATCAGTCACAAGGAAATATCGATCGCGCAATTACATTTCAACAAAAAGGACTTGAAGTTCAAGAACATAACTTAAAACTTAATCTAGCATCTGGCACTGAAACCCAAAAACAGGCTTATATGCAAACAGTTTTGAGCGGAACCTTTGGAACTGTCTCCCTCCACGTGCAATCCGCCCCCACCAACCCCGCCGCCACACGCCTAGCCCTAACCGCCATCTTGCAACGCAAAGGTCGTCTCCTCGATATCCTATCGACTAACATGCAAACCCTGCGCCAATACCTCACCTCCGACATCCAACCACAATTTGACCAATGGCTCACCCTCAAAAGCCAACTCGCCAACCTTGACCTCAAAAATACTCCTATCGACAAATATCGCACCATCCAACAACAAGCCGAAGAACTAGAATCAAACCTCAACCGTCGCAGTGCTGAACTGCAAGCAATCAACGAAACCGTCACGATCGCAGCCGTCCAAAAACAAATCCCCACCGATGCAGTCCTAATTGAATTCTTTCGCTACAGCCCATTCAATCCCAAAGCTGCACTAGATAAAGACAAATGGGGCAAACCTCGCTACGTTGCCTATATCCTCCAGAACCAAGGCGAACCCAAATGGGTAGACCTCGGCGAAGCCGCAACCTTAGAGCCATCAATTCAAACCTTTCGCCAAGCCATCAGCCGCCCACCCACAAACCCCGATCGCGAAGTCGATCCGCAATTAACCGTAGCCGAAGTCAAACAAACTGCCCGTGAACTTGACCAAAAGCTGATGCAACCGATCCGCCCATTGCTAGGCAACGCCCGTCATTTGCTGATTTCACCCGATAGCGATCTCAACCTCATCCCCTTCGCCGCCCTCGTGGATCAGCAAAATCGCTTCCTCCTCGAAACCTACGACATCACCTATCTCTCCTCAGGACGTGACTTGCTTCGCTCAAACCGCAAGGGCATCAATCTCACAAATCCCGTTCTTTTCTCCGATCCTGACTATGGCAAACCCTCAGACAATTTAATCGCCAGCAACGGTCGCAATCCTTGCTCAATCCAAATAGCTTCTAGAGGTGAAGAAATAACCTCTCTCGCCAACCAAATATTCTGTCAACTTCCTAACGTCGCCGCCGAAACTAGTGCCATTCAGAACCTCTTACCACAGGCGCAATTATTGAGCCAAGCCCAAGCCACCAAAGCTGCCGCCAAAAAACTCCGCAACCCTAGCATTCTCCACTTTGCCACCCACGGATTCTTCCTACCCGATCCACCCAACACCAATCCCGATACCCCGATCCGCCAAAATCCCCTCTCGCAATCTGCTCTAGTCCTCGCCAACTTCAACCAGCGCCAATCCTGCGGCGATGATCCCAACTGCAACGGCGTACTCACCGCCCAAGATGTAACTACTATTGACCTCAGAGGAACCAAACTCGTATTTCTCTCCGCCTGTGAGACAGGGCTAGGCAAAGTCACCAACGGCGAAGGAGTCTATGGATTGCGTCGCGCCTTTACCCTCGCAGGAGCCGAGAGCCAAGTGATGAGCCTCTGGAAAGTCAACGACCAAGTAACAAGGGAGTTAGTCGAGAGCTATTACCAAAATCTCAAGGCAAATCAAGGGCGCAGTCAGTCCCTCAAAACCATTCAGCTAGATTTGCTTAAGAAATATGGATATCCCTACTATTGGGCTGCCTTTATTCCCTCTGGCAATTGGTCAGCCATGCCTGAAGTTTTTTGAAATCATAAGAATTACGGTAGTTTCCCAATGTAATCGCGGATTACGGGCGTAAAGATTTTAACTACCTGTTGATAAACTTCTCTTTTAAATCTCACAATCGAATCAAGGGTTTTGTCGATCGCCATAAATTGCACCACCCGAAACTCGCGATCGTGGATATCTAATTGGCAATCAGAGGCAGGATGATCCCAATAAAAAGCAAACCAGCGCTGTCTTTGACCACAATAGTTAGCCCATTTGCCTGATAGCTTTAGGGTCGGAGGGAAATCATAATAGAGCCACTCAGGATGCACATAGGCTAAAACAGCATCATTAATGCCAACTTCTTCATA
This genomic stretch from Pseudanabaena galeata CCNP1313 harbors:
- a CDS encoding tetratricopeptide repeat protein, encoding MSHRGTTRAAEPLYKRSLAIWEKALGANHPSVATSLNNLALLYRSQGNYTAAEPLYKRSLAIREKALGADHPDVASSLNNLAALYESQGNYSAAEPLLKRSLAIREKALGADHPDVASSLNNLAALYESQGNYSAAEPLYKRSLAIWEKALGANHPSVATSLNNLAALYRSQGNYPAAEPLYKRSLAILEKALGANHPSVATSLNNLAALYQSQGNYPAAEPLYKRSLAILEKALGANHPSVATSLNNLAALYRSQGNYPAAEPLYKRSLAIREKALGADHPDVATSLNNLAVLYQSQGNIDRAITFQQKGLEVQEHNLKLNLASGTETQKQAYMQTVLSGTFGTVSLHVQSAPTNPAATRLALTAILQRKGRLLDILSTNMQTLRQYLTSDIQPQFDQWLTLKSQLANLDLKNTPIDKYRTIQQQAEELESNLNRRSAELQAINETVTIAAVQKQIPTDAVLIEFFRYSPFNPKAALDKDKWGKPRYVAYILQNQGEPKWVDLGEAATLEPSIQTFRQAISRPPTNPDREVDPQLTVAEVKQTARELDQKLMQPIRPLLGNARHLLISPDSDLNLIPFAALVDQQNRFLLETYDITYLSSGRDLLRSNRKGINLTNPVLFSDPDYGKPSDNLIASNGRNPCSIQIASRGEEITSLANQIFCQLPNVAAETSAIQNLLPQAQLLSQAQATKAAAKKLRNPSILHFATHGFFLPDPPNTNPDTPIRQNPLSQSALVLANFNQRQSCGDDPNCNGVLTAQDVTTIDLRGTKLVFLSACETGLGKVTNGEGVYGLRRAFTLAGAESQVMSLWKVNDQVTRELVESYYQNLKANQGRSQSLKTIQLDLLKKYGYPYYWAAFIPSGNWSAMPEVF
- a CDS encoding RNA pyrophosphohydrolase codes for the protein MTPEKSYRPNVGIIVFNRKGEVLVGERIGVPDSWQFPQGGIDDGEDPQAAALRELYEEVGINDAVLAYVHPEWLYYDFPPTLKLSGKWANYCGQRQRWFAFYWDHPASDCQLDIHDREFRVVQFMAIDKTLDSIVRFKREVYQQVVKIFTPVIRDYIGKLP